In Saimiri boliviensis isolate mSaiBol1 chromosome 12, mSaiBol1.pri, whole genome shotgun sequence, one genomic interval encodes:
- the ATP2A1 gene encoding sarcoplasmic/endoplasmic reticulum calcium ATPase 1 isoform X1, with product MEAAHAKTTEECLAYFGVSETTGLTPDQVKRHLEKYGPNELPAEEGKSLWELVVEQFEDLLVRILLLAACISFVLAWFEEGEETITAFVEPFVILLILIANAIVGVWQERNAENAIEALKEYEPEMGKVYRADRKSVQRIKARDIVPGDIVEVAVGDKVPADIRILAIKSTTLRVDQSILTGESVSVIKHTDPVPDPRAVNQDKKNMLFSGTNIAAGKALGIVATTGVSTEIGKIRDQMAATEQDKTPLQQKLDEFGEQLSKVISLICVAVWLINIGHFNDPVHGGSWFRGAIYYFKIAVALAVAAIPEGLPAVITTCLALGTRRMAKKNAIVRSLPSVETLGCTSVICSDKTGTLTTNQMSVCKMFIIDKVDGDICLLNEFSITGSTYAPEGEVLRNDKPVRPGQYDGLVELATICALCNDSSLDFNEAKGVYEKVGEATETALTTLVEKMNVFNTDVRSLSKVERANACNSVIRQLMKKEFTLEFSRDRKSMSVYCSPAKSSRAAVGNKMFVKGAPEGVIDRCNYVRVGTTRVPLTGPVKDKIMAVIKEWGTGRDTLRCLALATRDTPPKREEMVLDDSARFLEYETDLTFVGVVGMLDPPRKEVTGSIQLCRDAGIRVIMITGDNKGTAIAICRRIGIFGENEEVADRAYTGREFDDLPLAEQREACRRACCFARVEPSHKSKIVEYLQSFDEITAMTGDGVNDAPALKKAEIGIAMGSGTAVAKTASEMVLADDNFSTIVAAVEEGRAIYNNMKQFIRYLISSNVGEVVCIFLTAALGLPEALIPVQLLWVNLVTDGLPATALGFNPPDLDIMDRPPRSPKEPLISGWLFFRYMAIGGYVGAATVGAAAWWFLYSEDGPHVNYSQLTHFMQCTEDNAHFEGIDCEIFEAPEPMTMALSVLVTIEMCNALNSLSENQSLLRMPPWVNIWLLGSICLSMSLHFLILYVDPLPMIFKLRALDLTQWLMVLKISLPVIGLDEILKFVARNYLEDPEDERRK from the exons ATGGAGGCCGCTCACGCTAAAACCACAGAGGAATGTTTGGCCTATTTTGGGGTGAGTGAGACCACGGGCCTCACCCCGGACCAAGTTAAGCGGCATCTGGAGAAATACGGCCCCAATG AGCTGCCCGCTGAGGAAG GGAAGTCCCTGTGGGAGCTGGTGGTAGAGCAGTTTGAAGACCTCCTGGTGCGGATCCTCCTCCTGGCCGCCTGCATTTCTTTC GTGCTGGCCTGGTTTGAGGAAGGTGAAGAGACCATCACTGCCTTTGTTGAACCCTTTGTCATCCTCTTGATCCTCATTGCCAATGCCATCGTGGGGGTTTGGCAG GAGCGGAATGCAGAGAACGCCATCGAGGCCCTGAAGGAGTATGAGCCTGAGATGGGGAAGGTCTACAGGGCTGACCGAAAGTCAGTGCAAAGGATCAAGGCTCGGGACATCGTCCCCGGGGACATCGTGGAGGTGGCTG TGGGGGACAAAGTCCCTGCAGACATCCGAATTCTTGCCATCAAATCTACCACCCTGCGGGTTGACCAGTCCATCCTGACAG GGGAATCTGTGTCTGTCATCAAGCACACGGATCCCGTTCCTGACCCCCGAGCTGTCAACCAGGACAAGAAGAACATGCTTTTCTCG gGCACCAACATTGCAGCCGGCAAGGCCTTGGGCATCGTGGCCACCACTGGTGTGAGCACTGAGATTGGAAAGATCCGAGACCAAATGGCTGCCACGGAACAGGACAAGACCCCCCTGCAGCAGAAGCTGGATGAGTTTGGGGAGCAGCTCTCCAAGGTCATCTCCCTCATCTGTGTGGCTGTCTGGCTCATCAACATCGGCCACTTCAACGACCCCGTCCATGGGGGCTCCTGGTTCCGCGGGGCCATCTACTACTTTAAGATTGCCGTGGCCTTGGCTGTGGCTGCCATCCCCGAAG gTCTTCCTGCAGTCATCACCACCTGCCTGGCCTTGGGTACCCGCCGGATGGCAAAGAAGAACGCCATTGTGAGGAGCTTGCCCTCTGTAGAGACCCTGGGCTGCACCTCTGTCATCTGTTCCGACAAGACGGGCACCCTCACCACCAACCAGATGTCTGTCTGCAAG ATGTTTATCATTGACAAGGTAGATGGGGACATCTGCCTCCTGAATGAGTTCTCCATCACCGGCTCCACTTACGCTCCAGAGGGAGAGGT CTTGAGGAATGATAAGCCAGTCCGGCCAGGGCAGTATGACGGGCTGGTGGAGCTGGCCACCATCTGTGCCCTCTGCAATGACTCCTCCTTGGACTTCAATGAG GCCAAAGGTGTCTATGAGAAGGTCGGCGAGGCCACTGAGACAGCGCTCACTACCCTGGTGGAGAAGATGAATGTGTTCAACACGGATGTGAGAAGCCTCTCAAAGGTGGAGAGGGCCAACGCCTGCAACTCG GTGATCCGCCAGCTAATGAAGAAGGAATTTACCCTGGAGTTCTCCCGAGACAGAAAGTCCATGTCTGTCTATTGCTCCCCAGCCAAATCTTCCCGGGCTGCTGTGGGCAATAAGATGTTTGTCAAG GGTGCCCCCGAGGGCGTCATCGACCGCTGTAACTACGTGCGAGTTGGTACCACCCGGGTGCCACTGACAGGGCCAGTGAAGGATAAGATCATGGCGGTGATCAAGGAGTGGGGCACTGGCCGGGACACCCTGCGCTGCTTGGCCCTGGCCACCCGGGACACCCCTCCGAAGCGAGAGGAGATGGTCCTGGATGACTCTGCCAGGTTCCTGGAGTATGAG ACGGATCTGACATTCGTGGGTGTGGTGGGCATGCTGGACCCTCCGCGCAAGGAGGTCACGGGCTCCATCCAGCTGTGCCGTGACGCCGGGATCCGGGTGATCATGATCACTGGGGACAACAAGGGCACAGCCATTGCCATCTGCCGGCGAATTGGCATCTTTGGGGAGAATGAGGAGGTGGCCGACCGTGCCTACACAGGCCGAGAGTTCGACGACCTGCCCCTGGCTGAACAGCGGGAAGCCTGCCGACGCGCCTGCTGCTTCGCCCGAGTGGAGCCCTCCCACAAGTCCAAGATCGTGGAGTACCTGCAGTCCTTCGATGAGATCACAGCCATG ACAGGTGACGGCGTCAATGATGCCCCTGCCCTGAAGAAGGCCGAGATTGGCATTGCCATGGGATCTGGCACCGCCGTGGCCAAGACTGCCTCTGAGATGGTGCTGGCTGATGACAACTTCTCCACCATCGTGGCTGCTGTGGAGGAGGGCCGCGCCATCTACAACAACATGAAGCAGTTCATCCGCTACCTCATTTCCTCCAACGTGGGCGAGGTGGTCTG CATCTTCCTGACCGCCGCTCTGGGGCTGCCTGAGGCCCTGATCccggtgcagctgctgtgggtgaACTTGGTGACCGATGGGCTCCCGGCCACAGCCCTGGGCTTCAATCCACCAGACCTGGATATCATGGACCGGCCCCCCCGGAGCCCCAAGGAGCCCCTCATCAGTGGCTGGCTGTTCTTCCGCTACATGGCAATCGGGG GCTACGTgggtgcagccactgtgggagCGGCTGCCTGGTGGTTCCTGTACTCAGAGGACGGGCCTCATGTCAACTACAGCCAGCTG ACTCACTTCATGCAGTGCACCGAGGACAATGCCCACTTTGAGGGCATAGACTGTGAGATCTTCGAGGCCCCCGAGCCCATGACCATGGCCCTGTCTGTGCTGGTGACCATCGAGATGTGCAACGCACTCAACAG CCTGTCTGAGAACCAGTCCCTGCTGCGGATGCCACCCTGGGTGAACATCTGGCTGCTGGGCTCCATCTGCCTCTCCATGTCCCTGCACTTCCTCATCCTCTATGTCGACCCCCTGCCG ATGATCTTCAAGCTCCGGGCCCTGGACCTCACCCAGTGGCTCATGGTCCTCAAGATCTCACTACCGGTCATCGGGCTTGATGAAATCCTCAAGTTCGTTGCTCGGAACTACCTAGAGG
- the ATP2A1 gene encoding sarcoplasmic/endoplasmic reticulum calcium ATPase 1 isoform X2, with protein sequence MEAAHAKTTEECLAYFGVSETTGLTPDQVKRHLEKYGPNELPAEEGKSLWELVVEQFEDLLVRILLLAACISFVLAWFEEGEETITAFVEPFVILLILIANAIVGVWQERNAENAIEALKEYEPEMGKVYRADRKSVQRIKARDIVPGDIVEVAVGDKVPADIRILAIKSTTLRVDQSILTGESVSVIKHTDPVPDPRAVNQDKKNMLFSGTNIAAGKALGIVATTGVSTEIGKIRDQMAATEQDKTPLQQKLDEFGEQLSKVISLICVAVWLINIGHFNDPVHGGSWFRGAIYYFKIAVALAVAAIPEGLPAVITTCLALGTRRMAKKNAIVRSLPSVETLGCTSVICSDKTGTLTTNQMSVCKMFIIDKVDGDICLLNEFSITGSTYAPEGEVLRNDKPVRPGQYDGLVELATICALCNDSSLDFNEAKGVYEKVGEATETALTTLVEKMNVFNTDVRSLSKVERANACNSVIRQLMKKEFTLEFSRDRKSMSVYCSPAKSSRAAVGNKMFVKGAPEGVIDRCNYVRVGTTRVPLTGPVKDKIMAVIKEWGTGRDTLRCLALATRDTPPKREEMVLDDSARFLEYETDLTFVGVVGMLDPPRKEVTGSIQLCRDAGIRVIMITGDNKGTAIAICRRIGIFGENEEVADRAYTGREFDDLPLAEQREACRRACCFARVEPSHKSKIVEYLQSFDEITAMTGDGVNDAPALKKAEIGIAMGSGTAVAKTASEMVLADDNFSTIVAAVEEGRAIYNNMKQFIRYLISSNVGEVVCIFLTAALGLPEALIPVQLLWVNLVTDGLPATALGFNPPDLDIMDRPPRSPKEPLISGWLFFRYMAIGGYVGAATVGAAAWWFLYSEDGPHVNYSQLTHFMQCTEDNAHFEGIDCEIFEAPEPMTMALSVLVTIEMCNALNSLSENQSLLRMPPWVNIWLLGSICLSMSLHFLILYVDPLPMIFKLRALDLTQWLMVLKISLPVIGLDEILKFVARNYLEG encoded by the exons ATGGAGGCCGCTCACGCTAAAACCACAGAGGAATGTTTGGCCTATTTTGGGGTGAGTGAGACCACGGGCCTCACCCCGGACCAAGTTAAGCGGCATCTGGAGAAATACGGCCCCAATG AGCTGCCCGCTGAGGAAG GGAAGTCCCTGTGGGAGCTGGTGGTAGAGCAGTTTGAAGACCTCCTGGTGCGGATCCTCCTCCTGGCCGCCTGCATTTCTTTC GTGCTGGCCTGGTTTGAGGAAGGTGAAGAGACCATCACTGCCTTTGTTGAACCCTTTGTCATCCTCTTGATCCTCATTGCCAATGCCATCGTGGGGGTTTGGCAG GAGCGGAATGCAGAGAACGCCATCGAGGCCCTGAAGGAGTATGAGCCTGAGATGGGGAAGGTCTACAGGGCTGACCGAAAGTCAGTGCAAAGGATCAAGGCTCGGGACATCGTCCCCGGGGACATCGTGGAGGTGGCTG TGGGGGACAAAGTCCCTGCAGACATCCGAATTCTTGCCATCAAATCTACCACCCTGCGGGTTGACCAGTCCATCCTGACAG GGGAATCTGTGTCTGTCATCAAGCACACGGATCCCGTTCCTGACCCCCGAGCTGTCAACCAGGACAAGAAGAACATGCTTTTCTCG gGCACCAACATTGCAGCCGGCAAGGCCTTGGGCATCGTGGCCACCACTGGTGTGAGCACTGAGATTGGAAAGATCCGAGACCAAATGGCTGCCACGGAACAGGACAAGACCCCCCTGCAGCAGAAGCTGGATGAGTTTGGGGAGCAGCTCTCCAAGGTCATCTCCCTCATCTGTGTGGCTGTCTGGCTCATCAACATCGGCCACTTCAACGACCCCGTCCATGGGGGCTCCTGGTTCCGCGGGGCCATCTACTACTTTAAGATTGCCGTGGCCTTGGCTGTGGCTGCCATCCCCGAAG gTCTTCCTGCAGTCATCACCACCTGCCTGGCCTTGGGTACCCGCCGGATGGCAAAGAAGAACGCCATTGTGAGGAGCTTGCCCTCTGTAGAGACCCTGGGCTGCACCTCTGTCATCTGTTCCGACAAGACGGGCACCCTCACCACCAACCAGATGTCTGTCTGCAAG ATGTTTATCATTGACAAGGTAGATGGGGACATCTGCCTCCTGAATGAGTTCTCCATCACCGGCTCCACTTACGCTCCAGAGGGAGAGGT CTTGAGGAATGATAAGCCAGTCCGGCCAGGGCAGTATGACGGGCTGGTGGAGCTGGCCACCATCTGTGCCCTCTGCAATGACTCCTCCTTGGACTTCAATGAG GCCAAAGGTGTCTATGAGAAGGTCGGCGAGGCCACTGAGACAGCGCTCACTACCCTGGTGGAGAAGATGAATGTGTTCAACACGGATGTGAGAAGCCTCTCAAAGGTGGAGAGGGCCAACGCCTGCAACTCG GTGATCCGCCAGCTAATGAAGAAGGAATTTACCCTGGAGTTCTCCCGAGACAGAAAGTCCATGTCTGTCTATTGCTCCCCAGCCAAATCTTCCCGGGCTGCTGTGGGCAATAAGATGTTTGTCAAG GGTGCCCCCGAGGGCGTCATCGACCGCTGTAACTACGTGCGAGTTGGTACCACCCGGGTGCCACTGACAGGGCCAGTGAAGGATAAGATCATGGCGGTGATCAAGGAGTGGGGCACTGGCCGGGACACCCTGCGCTGCTTGGCCCTGGCCACCCGGGACACCCCTCCGAAGCGAGAGGAGATGGTCCTGGATGACTCTGCCAGGTTCCTGGAGTATGAG ACGGATCTGACATTCGTGGGTGTGGTGGGCATGCTGGACCCTCCGCGCAAGGAGGTCACGGGCTCCATCCAGCTGTGCCGTGACGCCGGGATCCGGGTGATCATGATCACTGGGGACAACAAGGGCACAGCCATTGCCATCTGCCGGCGAATTGGCATCTTTGGGGAGAATGAGGAGGTGGCCGACCGTGCCTACACAGGCCGAGAGTTCGACGACCTGCCCCTGGCTGAACAGCGGGAAGCCTGCCGACGCGCCTGCTGCTTCGCCCGAGTGGAGCCCTCCCACAAGTCCAAGATCGTGGAGTACCTGCAGTCCTTCGATGAGATCACAGCCATG ACAGGTGACGGCGTCAATGATGCCCCTGCCCTGAAGAAGGCCGAGATTGGCATTGCCATGGGATCTGGCACCGCCGTGGCCAAGACTGCCTCTGAGATGGTGCTGGCTGATGACAACTTCTCCACCATCGTGGCTGCTGTGGAGGAGGGCCGCGCCATCTACAACAACATGAAGCAGTTCATCCGCTACCTCATTTCCTCCAACGTGGGCGAGGTGGTCTG CATCTTCCTGACCGCCGCTCTGGGGCTGCCTGAGGCCCTGATCccggtgcagctgctgtgggtgaACTTGGTGACCGATGGGCTCCCGGCCACAGCCCTGGGCTTCAATCCACCAGACCTGGATATCATGGACCGGCCCCCCCGGAGCCCCAAGGAGCCCCTCATCAGTGGCTGGCTGTTCTTCCGCTACATGGCAATCGGGG GCTACGTgggtgcagccactgtgggagCGGCTGCCTGGTGGTTCCTGTACTCAGAGGACGGGCCTCATGTCAACTACAGCCAGCTG ACTCACTTCATGCAGTGCACCGAGGACAATGCCCACTTTGAGGGCATAGACTGTGAGATCTTCGAGGCCCCCGAGCCCATGACCATGGCCCTGTCTGTGCTGGTGACCATCGAGATGTGCAACGCACTCAACAG CCTGTCTGAGAACCAGTCCCTGCTGCGGATGCCACCCTGGGTGAACATCTGGCTGCTGGGCTCCATCTGCCTCTCCATGTCCCTGCACTTCCTCATCCTCTATGTCGACCCCCTGCCG ATGATCTTCAAGCTCCGGGCCCTGGACCTCACCCAGTGGCTCATGGTCCTCAAGATCTCACTACCGGTCATCGGGCTTGATGAAATCCTCAAGTTCGTTGCTCGGAACTACCTAGAGG